The Candidatus Poribacteria bacterium DNA window ATCTCCTGGAGCATCTGGGCGTTAAGGTCGAATATGAGAGCTCGACCCTTCGCGTCGATCCACGGACCTTAAGCGGATATGAGGCTCCATACGAGTTTGTCAGTCAGATGAGGGCTTCGATCTACGTGCTGGGGCCTCTTCTGGCTCGATTCGGCAGGGCTAAGGTCTCCTTCCCAGGCGGATGTGCCTTCGGACCGAGGCCGGTCGATCTACACATTAAAGGTATGGAAGCCCTGGGAGCTCAGATGAGGATCGAGCACGGATATATAATCGCCGAGGCGGAGAAACTCAAGGGCAGGGAGATGGATCTGCTCGGCCCTCACGGCTCAAGCGTAGGAGCGACGGGCAACGTCATGATGGCTGCCACGCTGGCCGAAGGGGTAACGGTGATCAGGGGGGCAGCGCGGGAGCCGGAGATAGTAGACCTCGCTCGGTTTCTCAACGCCATGGGAGCTCGAATAGAGGGGGCCGGAACGCCTGTGATCACCATCCATGGTGTCAGGGAGCTTCATGGCGTCGAACATACCGTTATACCCGATAGGATCGAAGCGGGAACCTTCATGGTGGCGACGGTCATCACGGGAGGAGAGGTGAGGATCAAAGGGGCCGTGCCCCACCATATGGAGGCCGTCTCGGAAAAACTTTCAGAGATCGGAGCTCTCGTTGAATGGGACGAGGGGGGCGTGAGGGTGGACGGGGATGAGGAACTAAGGGCCGTTGACGTCAGAACGAGCCCATTTCCAGGTTTCCCCACCGATATGCAGCCAATAATCACGTCTCTGCTGGCGGTCATCCCCGGGATAAGCGTCGTGACGGAAACGGTCTACTACGAGAGGTTCAAACATGCCAGCGAGTTGAACAGAATGGGAGCGGACATACGGATAGAGTCGAACACGGCGATCATACACGGCGTTGAAAGGCTTAGCGGCGCCCCCGTGATGGCCTCCGACCTGAGATCCGGAGCGGCTCTGGTCGTAGCGGGACTGGCCGCCGAGGGTGAGACGACCGTCTCGAGGGTCTACCATATAGATAGGGGGTATGAGCATCTTGAGCGCAAATTGACCACTCTCGGCGCGGATATCTCAAGGCGGAGTAGCGATTAGGCTGTTCCCTATCCCCTATGAGATTACAGGCGGCGGCTAGACAATCCTTCCGGCTGAGACATCCCCAATATCATGGCCGATATCATGATGATCCATATCGACGGGTAGATCAGCCTGATCCTGATATAGCGCCCTAATCGCTTTATTCTATATCACGCAGACATCGTGGATCGGCGGTTACCTTTCGGAACGCCTCGGCGATCTGATCTATCAGCGAGGAGACGTCCTTCCACCATGATCCACCGCCCAAGATAAGGTCTTGTTCGGCACAGCGGCGTTCGGCCACGGGACAGTCGCCTCTGCGGTAGGCTATCTCTTCACCTCGCGGGTTGGCCTTCCACGGATAACCCTTGCCTAGCCACCACTCTTTACGCTGGAAGGTAGGTCTTAGGTGGATAGGTGTACCGACATAGCTGCCTCCGATAGGCACTCCTTCAGCTCTCAGCGCTTTGATAAATTGCTCCCGGCTTACGCCGGGCAGTTCTTCAGGAATGAAGGTCCAATGGATCATATGCCATGCGGGATCGCTATCTTCCGACAGATCGAGCGGTCGAATACCTGGCACATCGGCTAACGCTTCCTTCAATCGTGCGGCGTTACGGCGTCGCCATTTGTTCATCTCCTCTAATCGATCTAACTGCTTCAAAGCCAAAGCGGCGGAGAACGCGTTGATGCGATATGTATAGATCAGGCTGTCAATGCGCTCACGATAGGCATCGATGGTGATCTCCTTATAAAGTCTCGCGGGATGCATCCCAGCCAGAAGCGCCCTTTCGAAGAGATCCCTGTCATCCGTAACCAACATCCCTCCATCCCCGGCAGCGATGTTTTTGCCGGAACCGATGGAAAAGCATCCGAAATGCCCAAACGTGCCTACCTGCTGCCCTTTGTAAAGCGAACCTTGCGCCTGAGCACAATCCTCGATAACGATCAGATCGTGTCGACGGGCGATATCCATAATACCATCCATGTCAGCGGGGACACCGCCGATATGCACCACCACGATCGCCTTCGTGTATTCAGTGATAAGCGGCTCAATCCTGGCCGGGTCTAATGTGAGGGTGCGGGGATCGATATCGGCGAAGATCGGAATGCCGCCCGCCTGGAGGATACATGATACCGTCTGCCCCCAACTGAAAGGCGAGGTGATAACCTCATCTCCCAGCTCGATTCCCGCCGCCATGCAGGCGATGTGGAGCGCCGGTCCACCTCCGGATGTGCTCACAGCGAACCTGCGTCCTATGACTTCGGCGAAGCGCTTCTCCAATTGGTCGGTTAGCTCTCCCCCGGCGGCGGTACATGCCCAGGTCCAATCCTCGCGGCTGCGCAACATCCCCTGACGAACGGCCTCGATCTCCTCATCGGTAAAGTATGGCCAGGACGGGGATTTCTCTGTGACGACCGGCTCACCGCCGAATATCGCCAATTGGGATTTCTTAATCGACATGGTCTATTTATTCTAGCACCCGTTTTTCCTGCCGTCAAGCGTAACATCTAGCTTACAAGTTAGCGGGATACTTTACGGATTTTCCTTGACGGAGAGACAAACCTGTGTTAGAATCGCTACCGGATATATTCAGGAACGGGAAGGACTTGTATTCCATGAGACCTAAGATGATCTTCGCAGACGAGAGTGGGAACATTTACGACCATCCGGAGCTGGAGATGGCGGGTCGATCCGGCACCAAACTTATCGCCCCTGACGAGGTGGAGATAATCCCCGCGCCGCCTCATACCCTGTTCTTCACTATGCCTGGTAGAATGCCCGTGGGATGGGATCGTAGGAGGCGGAGGTATGAAGCCATGGATGAGATGTCCGATATGGTGTGTTATCCTGTAGCTGCCTTCCCACCTCCCGGATACACTCGAACCCTTCTTCCCGCGACGATGCTTTGTGACATAGATTGTGTTTTACCCCTCTGGGCGTATACGGCGGCCGGTTGGATGGAAGATCAATTCTGGATAGCGGCGGTTAAGGTGGACGATTTCGACAGATGGAATCCCGATTATTATGACGTTGAGGAACTTTCACCGAAGATCGAGACCCTACTGGGGAGGTATCCTGAAAACAGACTTATAAGACATCTTTCCAAGTGCGTTACACGGTATCACTGTTTCAACGCTATGAACCTCTTCTACCGCAGGTGGGAGTGCGGAATTCCCACCTCTCCGGCCTGCAACGCCAGCTGCATCGGATGTCTATCTTGGCAACCATCGGAGAGGTGCCCCGCCTCACAGGAGCGGATAGACTTCGTGCCGACGGTCGAGGAGATCGTCCAGATCGCCTTGCCGCATCTGGAGGAAGCTGAGGGCGCGATAGTGAGCTTCGGACAGGGATGTGAGGGCGAGCCCTTGCTTCAAGCCGATTTGATCGCAGAAGCGATCAAGAGGCTCAGATCACAGACCGATAAGGGAACGATTCACCTTAACACTAACGGCAGTATCCCTTCCAGCGTGGGAAAGCTCTGTGATGTGGGGCTCGATAGCATCCGGATCAGCCTCAACTCGGCGAGGCCTATCTTTTACCATAGATATTACAAACCCAAAGGTTATTCCTTCGATGACGTCATAGAATCCATGAAAATCGCTAAGTCCCACGGCCTCTTCCTCTCGATCAATCTGTTGGTTTATCCCGGATTCACCGATGGTGGAGATGAGCTTTGGGCGTTGATGGATCTGATCGATGAGGTGAGACCGGATATGATCCAGTTGCGAAATTTGAACATAGATCCGGAGCTATATCTCAGGAGCATCAGCTATAGAGGGGGACCGGGGATAGGTATAACGAGGTTTATGAAGGCGATAAGCGATGAATTTCCGGAGGTTAAATTCGGATATTTCAACAGGCCGAAGGAGATGTTCCGTTGAAAAAGGAGATACCAAGTGAGAGCTTGGACCTGAAGGCGATATCGCTTATAATGCTTCTATCGCTCTTCTGGGGCGGCAACTCACCTGCCATGAAGATCGCCCTCCGCGACATGCAACCTTTCATATTAGCCGGGCTTCGCTTCACGCTGGCAGCGGCAGCCGTCTGGGGATGGGCGATTTACAGGGGAATATCGCTTTCACTCAGGCCTTCTGAGCTTCCGCCGCTTATCATCCTGGCTCTATGTTTTGCCGCTCAGATCTCAACCTTCAACCTAGGCACGCATCTTTCGCTTGCGAGCAGAGCTTCGCTTTTGATAAACACTCATCCCTTCTTCGTGGCCCTTATGGCCCATTTCTTTATCCCTTCTGACAGGCTTAATTTCAGAAAGGTTATGGGATTGCTGGTGGCTTTCTCAGGAGTAGCATTGATCTTCCGGGATAGCATCGTATCAAGCGGCAGATCTCATCTTCTGGGAGATCTGACCCTCGTGCTCAGCGCTTTTATCCTAGGTGTGCAGACGGTCTACACCAAGCGGGTGGTGCAGGACATGCCGCCGATAAAACTTCTGGCCTGGCAGATGAGCTTTGCCCTGATCCCGTTTTACCTGATGAGCTTTCTTTTTGAGGATCCGACAAGGTGGAAGGTGAGCGAAAGTGTGGTGGGGATGCTGA harbors:
- a CDS encoding radical SAM protein, producing the protein MRPKMIFADESGNIYDHPELEMAGRSGTKLIAPDEVEIIPAPPHTLFFTMPGRMPVGWDRRRRRYEAMDEMSDMVCYPVAAFPPPGYTRTLLPATMLCDIDCVLPLWAYTAAGWMEDQFWIAAVKVDDFDRWNPDYYDVEELSPKIETLLGRYPENRLIRHLSKCVTRYHCFNAMNLFYRRWECGIPTSPACNASCIGCLSWQPSERCPASQERIDFVPTVEEIVQIALPHLEEAEGAIVSFGQGCEGEPLLQADLIAEAIKRLRSQTDKGTIHLNTNGSIPSSVGKLCDVGLDSIRISLNSARPIFYHRYYKPKGYSFDDVIESMKIAKSHGLFLSINLLVYPGFTDGGDELWALMDLIDEVRPDMIQLRNLNIDPELYLRSISYRGGPGIGITRFMKAISDEFPEVKFGYFNRPKEMFR
- a CDS encoding DegT/DnrJ/EryC1/StrS family aminotransferase, with product MSIKKSQLAIFGGEPVVTEKSPSWPYFTDEEIEAVRQGMLRSREDWTWACTAAGGELTDQLEKRFAEVIGRRFAVSTSGGGPALHIACMAAGIELGDEVITSPFSWGQTVSCILQAGGIPIFADIDPRTLTLDPARIEPLITEYTKAIVVVHIGGVPADMDGIMDIARRHDLIVIEDCAQAQGSLYKGQQVGTFGHFGCFSIGSGKNIAAGDGGMLVTDDRDLFERALLAGMHPARLYKEITIDAYRERIDSLIYTYRINAFSAALALKQLDRLEEMNKWRRRNAARLKEALADVPGIRPLDLSEDSDPAWHMIHWTFIPEELPGVSREQFIKALRAEGVPIGGSYVGTPIHLRPTFQRKEWWLGKGYPWKANPRGEEIAYRRGDCPVAERRCAEQDLILGGGSWWKDVSSLIDQIAEAFRKVTADPRCLRDIE
- the murA gene encoding UDP-N-acetylglucosamine 1-carboxyvinyltransferase, with the protein product MDIFVIRGGNRLKGEVRLSGSKNATLPIEVAAAILADSPSIIRNAPDLRDVRFMGNLLEHLGVKVEYESSTLRVDPRTLSGYEAPYEFVSQMRASIYVLGPLLARFGRAKVSFPGGCAFGPRPVDLHIKGMEALGAQMRIEHGYIIAEAEKLKGREMDLLGPHGSSVGATGNVMMAATLAEGVTVIRGAAREPEIVDLARFLNAMGARIEGAGTPVITIHGVRELHGVEHTVIPDRIEAGTFMVATVITGGEVRIKGAVPHHMEAVSEKLSEIGALVEWDEGGVRVDGDEELRAVDVRTSPFPGFPTDMQPIITSLLAVIPGISVVTETVYYERFKHASELNRMGADIRIESNTAIIHGVERLSGAPVMASDLRSGAALVVAGLAAEGETTVSRVYHIDRGYEHLERKLTTLGADISRRSSD
- a CDS encoding DMT family transporter, with product MKKEIPSESLDLKAISLIMLLSLFWGGNSPAMKIALRDMQPFILAGLRFTLAAAAVWGWAIYRGISLSLRPSELPPLIILALCFAAQISTFNLGTHLSLASRASLLINTHPFFVALMAHFFIPSDRLNFRKVMGLLVAFSGVALIFRDSIVSSGRSHLLGDLTLVLSAFILGVQTVYTKRVVQDMPPIKLLAWQMSFALIPFYLMSFLFEDPTRWKVSESVVGMLIYQGILVGFFCFITWTTLLRRYSASKIAAFLFATPIFGVALSWLILGDKLTIWLGAGTALVAAGIYIVNSIEG